A DNA window from Fimbriimonadaceae bacterium contains the following coding sequences:
- the metK gene encoding methionine adenosyltransferase — protein sequence MKDLSIFTSESVSEGHPDKLADQISDALLDDCLRQDPNARVAIETLLTRGLAVVAGEVTVDGYVDVARIVRNTVREVGYTDTELGFDGDTCGVMVAIQEQSPDIAVGVDTGGAGDQGMMFGMATNETPDMMPLPISIAHALTRRAASVRRKHPSLGLRPDVKSQVSVAYDGTAPKHIETVVVSAQHSPSLSHDAVCHIVREHIIDPVLGEYRDYVQGEITFHINPTGIFTIGGPQADTGLTGRKIIVDTYGGMCPHGGGAFSGKDPTKVDRSAAYMARHIAKCVVAAGLADRVQIGLAYAIGVVQPVSLNIDTFGTEKVSHETIACKVKDTFDMSPKGIIEHLDLRRPIYQPTARNGHFGNPSFPWERTTDAEALK from the coding sequence ATGAAAGACTTGAGCATTTTCACCTCGGAGAGCGTCAGCGAAGGGCACCCGGACAAGCTTGCGGACCAGATATCGGACGCGCTGCTGGACGATTGCCTTCGCCAGGACCCCAACGCGCGGGTCGCGATCGAGACGCTCCTCACGCGAGGACTTGCCGTCGTCGCGGGCGAGGTGACCGTGGACGGGTATGTGGACGTCGCGAGGATCGTCCGCAACACTGTGCGCGAAGTGGGCTACACGGACACCGAACTCGGGTTCGACGGGGACACGTGCGGGGTAATGGTCGCCATCCAAGAGCAGTCGCCGGACATCGCGGTCGGCGTCGACACGGGCGGCGCGGGCGACCAAGGCATGATGTTCGGCATGGCGACCAACGAGACGCCGGACATGATGCCGCTGCCCATCTCGATCGCCCACGCCCTGACCCGCCGCGCCGCGAGCGTCCGGCGCAAACACCCGTCGCTCGGGCTTCGTCCCGACGTGAAGAGCCAGGTCTCCGTCGCGTACGACGGCACGGCGCCCAAGCACATCGAAACCGTCGTCGTTTCGGCGCAGCACTCGCCCTCGCTCTCCCACGACGCGGTGTGCCACATCGTGCGGGAGCACATCATCGACCCGGTGCTGGGCGAGTACCGCGACTACGTGCAGGGCGAGATCACGTTCCACATCAACCCCACGGGAATCTTCACGATCGGCGGGCCTCAGGCGGACACGGGTTTGACCGGACGCAAGATCATCGTCGACACCTATGGCGGCATGTGTCCCCACGGGGGAGGCGCGTTCAGCGGCAAGGATCCGACGAAGGTCGACCGAAGCGCCGCGTACATGGCGCGCCACATCGCCAAGTGCGTGGTGGCCGCGGGATTGGCGGACCGCGTCCAGATCGGTTTGGCGTACGCCATCGGCGTCGTGCAGCCGGTTTCGCTGAACATCGACACGTTCGGCACCGAGAAGGTCTCGCACGAGACGATCGCGTGCAAGGTCAAGGACACGTTCGACATGTCCCCCAAGGGGATCATCGAACACCTCGACCTCAGGCGGCCGATCTACCAGCCCACGGCAAGGAACGGCCACTTCGGCAACCCATCGTTCCCGTGGGAGCGCACGACCGACGCCGAAGCCCTGAAGTAG
- a CDS encoding arsenate reductase ArsC — MKVLFVCVHNAGRSQMAEAFFNHAAKERGVDARAESAGTMGGGEINPVVAEAMAEVGVPLTGHFPKQLTQEMVDRADRVVSMGCGVDAEACPAKFLVTEDWGLDDPKGLDLETVRPIRDAIRKRVANLLRECADSDAL, encoded by the coding sequence TTGAAGGTCCTTTTTGTTTGTGTCCACAACGCAGGCCGTTCGCAGATGGCCGAAGCGTTCTTCAACCACGCGGCCAAGGAGCGCGGAGTCGACGCACGCGCAGAATCGGCAGGCACGATGGGGGGAGGTGAGATCAACCCCGTTGTGGCCGAGGCGATGGCCGAAGTCGGAGTGCCGCTCACCGGCCACTTCCCGAAGCAGCTCACCCAAGAGATGGTCGATCGCGCCGACCGGGTGGTGAGCATGGGATGCGGCGTCGATGCCGAGGCGTGCCCGGCCAAGTTCCTCGTCACGGAGGATTGGGGCCTCGACGACCCGAAGGGCTTGGACCTGGAGACCGTGCGCCCGATTCGAGACGCCATCCGCAAGCGGGTGGCAAACCTCCTGCGGGAGTGCGCCGATTCAGACGCGCTTTGA
- a CDS encoding VWA domain-containing protein, whose amino-acid sequence MDQTQRIDPNKTQMTPGPGDDPMRTQAMGAMSDPNRTAAMGSLRGLTAEVVPGRTASMANGPAREQFLLEFHGAGEAMPGMGGGSRTALNLCLVIDRSGSMEGPPLEYVKQACCHVVDLLSPNDILSIVTFEEVVDVLMPPQRVTNKQPIKDGIQRLMAGNTTDLHGGIMLGAAQVAQVGEPGRSTRLVVFSDGDPTTGVKDFHALVSAAGDIKARGVTITFLGFGPDYNEELLASMAKKAGGNYYYIQSPELIPEVFRTELDKMMTAVARNLKLELKLARWVTLRGAHAQMGAPGDRELTIELADLERGAHLQQVIDLEFQNHPLGHYRVASGRLTYDDMVTGKNEVVDLDFVLEFTSDTARFSAPQDPRVRQAADVLLASRAVEKTIMGLKTQQLSPQAAVAELQKTQALLLQEGRTAEAQEVTQALRAIQSGDQGTAEKTLIGTMLHLDQGKHS is encoded by the coding sequence ATGGACCAGACACAGCGCATCGATCCCAACAAGACCCAGATGACCCCGGGGCCGGGGGACGATCCGATGCGCACCCAGGCGATGGGTGCGATGAGCGATCCGAACCGAACCGCCGCGATGGGCTCGCTGCGCGGACTGACCGCCGAAGTCGTTCCCGGCCGCACCGCATCGATGGCGAACGGGCCTGCACGCGAACAGTTCCTGCTCGAGTTCCACGGGGCCGGAGAGGCCATGCCCGGCATGGGAGGCGGCTCGCGCACCGCTTTGAACCTGTGTCTCGTCATCGACCGCTCGGGCTCCATGGAGGGGCCGCCGCTAGAGTACGTGAAGCAGGCGTGCTGCCACGTGGTGGACCTGCTCTCGCCGAACGATATCCTCAGCATCGTGACCTTCGAAGAGGTGGTGGACGTGCTGATGCCGCCGCAGCGGGTGACGAACAAGCAACCCATCAAGGACGGCATTCAACGCCTGATGGCCGGCAACACCACCGACCTGCACGGCGGGATCATGCTGGGCGCGGCGCAGGTCGCCCAGGTGGGAGAGCCCGGCCGCAGCACGCGCCTGGTTGTGTTCTCGGACGGCGATCCCACGACGGGCGTGAAGGATTTCCACGCGCTTGTGTCGGCGGCGGGCGACATCAAGGCGCGCGGCGTGACGATCACGTTCCTCGGCTTCGGGCCCGACTACAACGAAGAGCTGCTGGCCAGCATGGCGAAGAAGGCGGGCGGGAACTACTACTACATCCAGAGCCCGGAGCTGATCCCGGAGGTCTTCCGAACGGAGCTGGACAAGATGATGACGGCCGTCGCGCGCAACCTCAAGCTCGAGTTGAAGCTGGCGCGATGGGTCACGCTGCGGGGCGCGCACGCCCAGATGGGTGCCCCCGGGGACCGCGAGCTGACGATCGAGCTCGCCGATCTCGAAAGGGGCGCGCACCTTCAGCAGGTAATCGACCTTGAGTTTCAAAACCACCCGCTCGGGCACTACCGCGTGGCTTCGGGGCGGCTGACGTACGACGACATGGTCACGGGCAAGAACGAGGTCGTGGATCTCGATTTCGTGCTCGAGTTCACCTCCGACACGGCGCGCTTCTCGGCCCCGCAGGACCCCCGCGTCCGGCAGGCCGCCGACGTGCTGTTGGCCTCCCGGGCGGTCGAGAAGACGATCATGGGACTCAAGACGCAGCAGCTCAGTCCGCAGGCCGCGGTCGCGGAGCTCCAGAAGACCCAGGCCCTACTGCTGCAGGAGGGCCGCACCGCCGAAGCGCAAGAGGTCACCCAAGCGTTGCGGGCGATCCAAAGCGGCGATCAGGGAACGGCCGAGAAGACGCTGATCGGCACGATGCTCCACCTCGACCAAGGCAAACACAGTTGA
- a CDS encoding FHA domain-containing protein, with protein sequence MGILLLRAFVGGLAGIAAWALIEPTAPALGVGTAWSAFEVRLILTLSAAIGLAVGGLNGWLQGSRVHLLRGALVGGILGAVGGMLGYGIGGSIRDAILGGSGAVPEMGLSVTEIVARIAGITPMAACLGAAIGASSLNWRRALQGAIGGALGGALSGAVFDLIGSMLSASILAVRGQVTGEVGIASRAVMALTVGAGIGLFIGIVERISRQAWVRLRLGRNEGKEWVVDSPQVFLGRSETAQVPLFGDMTVAPMHACIMKRGTNYVLVDGGSPAGTFLNGQPIQEAILSHQAQIRIGNHHLEFLMKLGSIPQKVAEVYRGQPYPGTPSSPAPIAPQPPAAAAAPGLVAVSGPLTGQRFDVRGLVEVGREAPGITLGFDGSASRRHATFAPASGGLVVTDLNSTNGTFVNDQRVQSTTIRPGDIVKIGVTAFRVE encoded by the coding sequence ATGGGGATTCTGCTGCTTCGCGCCTTCGTCGGAGGTCTGGCCGGCATCGCGGCTTGGGCTTTGATCGAACCGACCGCCCCCGCGCTCGGGGTCGGCACGGCGTGGAGCGCGTTCGAGGTTCGGCTCATCCTCACTCTCAGCGCGGCGATCGGGTTGGCCGTGGGCGGCCTCAACGGCTGGCTCCAAGGCAGCCGCGTGCACTTATTGCGCGGGGCGCTGGTGGGTGGGATTCTCGGCGCGGTGGGCGGGATGCTCGGCTACGGGATCGGGGGTTCGATCCGCGACGCGATCCTTGGTGGAAGCGGCGCCGTTCCTGAGATGGGGCTCTCCGTCACCGAGATCGTCGCCCGCATCGCCGGCATCACGCCGATGGCCGCGTGCCTGGGAGCGGCGATCGGCGCGAGCAGCCTCAACTGGCGGCGCGCCCTGCAGGGCGCGATCGGCGGGGCCTTGGGCGGCGCGCTCAGCGGCGCGGTGTTCGACCTGATCGGGAGCATGCTCAGCGCCTCGATCCTCGCGGTGCGCGGCCAGGTGACCGGCGAGGTGGGCATCGCCTCGCGCGCCGTCATGGCGCTCACCGTGGGGGCGGGCATCGGGCTGTTCATCGGCATCGTGGAGCGCATCTCGAGGCAGGCGTGGGTGCGGCTGCGGCTCGGGCGCAACGAGGGGAAGGAGTGGGTCGTGGATTCGCCGCAAGTCTTCCTCGGCCGCAGCGAGACCGCGCAGGTCCCGTTGTTCGGCGACATGACCGTCGCCCCGATGCACGCCTGCATCATGAAGCGGGGAACGAACTACGTGCTGGTCGACGGAGGTTCTCCCGCTGGCACGTTCCTCAACGGGCAGCCCATCCAGGAGGCGATCCTGTCGCACCAGGCCCAGATTCGGATCGGCAACCACCATCTCGAGTTCCTGATGAAGCTGGGTTCGATCCCGCAAAAGGTGGCGGAGGTGTACCGCGGCCAGCCTTACCCGGGCACCCCCTCCTCGCCCGCGCCGATCGCGCCCCAACCTCCCGCCGCGGCCGCCGCCCCCGGCTTGGTGGCGGTCTCGGGCCCGCTCACCGGCCAGCGGTTCGACGTGCGCGGCCTCGTGGAAGTCGGCCGCGAGGCGCCCGGCATCACCCTGGGATTCGACGGGTCGGCGTCGCGCCGCCACGCGACCTTCGCGCCCGCCTCCGGTGGGCTCGTGGTGACGGATTTGAACAGCACCAACGGCACGTTCGTGAACGATCAGCGCGTGCAGAGCACAACGATCCGCCCCGGTGACATCGTCAAGATAGGAGTGACCGCCTTCCGCGTCGAATGA
- a CDS encoding FHA domain-containing protein encodes MRYRLSLIVLVAALAALAPGQMKVRLVFPTAGLREVWAGPGLPESPPVSPERLDGQSFEYKLPAFGPEDRLFILDAGTGNLAAKPISEIKGFWEVAPAEFKRIGRLEVRVEHEGKPVAAANVTVSDGKRKLERVLDPSTKGVLTFAALEPGPIVVTVRYNTEGRPADPLKQTVDIALKRDKPTPTIVASLPEPVEVVGQDAPAQKPAGQAPAQTPATPQPNPFGSAIVYLVVLTAVVAAGYYLLQFMRKNPDAVKDRLGKLGVDLPEPPAPEPDDAAPPMPRAPEPPQQILLGDSPPDPAVAVPAAAPAPATGQPQLVGADGRLHEIPEGLSVVGREEGLPIALVGESTVSRRHAEIVRDGESVTVRDLGSTNGTFVNGAKVDAEVALKHGDDVQFGAVRFRYEG; translated from the coding sequence GTGCGATACCGACTGAGCCTGATCGTTCTCGTGGCGGCCCTCGCCGCCCTCGCGCCTGGCCAGATGAAAGTGCGGCTGGTATTCCCCACCGCCGGGTTGCGCGAAGTCTGGGCCGGTCCCGGCCTGCCGGAAAGCCCGCCCGTCTCGCCCGAGAGGCTCGACGGCCAATCGTTCGAGTACAAGCTTCCCGCCTTCGGCCCCGAGGACCGTCTGTTCATCCTCGATGCGGGCACGGGGAACCTCGCCGCGAAACCCATCTCCGAGATCAAGGGGTTTTGGGAGGTGGCGCCCGCGGAGTTCAAGCGCATCGGCCGGCTGGAAGTGCGCGTCGAGCACGAGGGCAAACCCGTCGCCGCCGCCAACGTGACGGTTTCGGACGGCAAACGCAAGCTCGAGCGCGTCCTCGATCCCTCCACCAAGGGCGTCCTCACCTTCGCCGCCCTCGAACCGGGTCCCATTGTCGTGACGGTGCGCTACAACACCGAAGGACGCCCGGCGGACCCCCTGAAGCAGACCGTCGACATCGCGCTCAAACGCGACAAGCCGACCCCCACCATCGTCGCCTCGCTCCCCGAGCCCGTGGAGGTCGTCGGGCAGGACGCCCCCGCGCAAAAGCCAGCCGGCCAGGCGCCGGCGCAAACCCCCGCGACGCCGCAGCCCAACCCCTTCGGTTCGGCAATCGTGTACCTCGTGGTGCTGACCGCGGTGGTCGCCGCCGGCTACTACCTGTTGCAGTTCATGCGGAAGAACCCCGACGCGGTCAAAGACCGCCTCGGGAAGCTGGGGGTCGACCTGCCCGAGCCGCCGGCTCCGGAGCCGGACGACGCCGCGCCGCCGATGCCCCGCGCCCCGGAACCGCCGCAACAGATCCTCCTCGGCGACTCTCCACCCGACCCCGCCGTCGCGGTGCCGGCGGCCGCGCCCGCCCCCGCGACCGGCCAACCCCAACTCGTCGGCGCCGACGGGCGACTGCACGAGATCCCCGAGGGGCTCTCGGTCGTGGGCCGCGAGGAGGGTCTTCCGATCGCGCTGGTGGGTGAAAGCACCGTCTCGAGGCGCCACGCCGAAATCGTGCGGGACGGCGAGTCGGTGACCGTCCGAGATCTGGGGAGCACGAACGGGACGTTCGTGAACGGCGCGAAGGTCGATGCCGAAGTCGCGCTCAAACACGGCGACGACGTTCAGTTCGGCGCCGTGCGGTTCCGATACGAGGGATAG
- a CDS encoding NAD(P)H-hydrate dehydratase yields MSVWIADAERSREIDRRSTAEFGVGQRELMESAGGAVFDALAEILPDGGRLLVACGKGNNGGDGFVAARLALDHGYEVECLVAAKPGELRGEADEQRVLAQRAGIPCVFHGDPHWTQRLRSLGEFDLVVDALLGIGATGEVHGPVLEVIEAINASETPAIAVDVPSGIECDTGAELGDAVWALRTVTFGLAKPFLFQSVGLEKCGYWSVAEILFPPQLLAQPTDARLLDATWVGERLPERLKGSHKGHNGAVLVVAGSTRMPGAAVLAARAALRSGAGYVGVASIPAVCDAIAAHVPEAVLVPLPESGGAIAEAAAAALLTEERWDSLVIGPGLSQDGQVASFLQALLPNWRTPLCVDGDALNAIALGCPLPTSPFVLTPHPGEMARLLGSDIATVQADRFGAARSAAQRLGGTVVLKGAHSVISTSGRPLLVNRTGNSGMAAAGMGDVLSGVVGTLLAQELSPEDAAACASYWHGLAGDLCAAETGPIGFLAGEAADALPKVRAKIVAACDTD; encoded by the coding sequence ATGAGCGTGTGGATCGCCGATGCCGAGCGCAGCCGCGAGATCGATCGCCGCTCGACCGCCGAGTTCGGCGTGGGCCAACGCGAGCTGATGGAGTCCGCGGGCGGCGCGGTGTTCGACGCTCTCGCCGAGATCCTGCCCGACGGCGGCCGGCTTCTGGTGGCGTGCGGCAAGGGCAACAACGGGGGCGACGGCTTCGTCGCCGCTCGACTCGCCCTCGATCACGGGTACGAGGTCGAGTGCCTCGTCGCCGCGAAACCGGGCGAACTCAGGGGTGAAGCCGACGAGCAAAGGGTGCTCGCCCAGCGGGCCGGCATCCCTTGCGTTTTCCACGGGGACCCGCATTGGACGCAACGCCTCCGGTCGCTTGGCGAATTCGACCTCGTCGTCGACGCGCTGCTCGGCATCGGCGCGACGGGCGAGGTTCACGGCCCGGTCCTCGAGGTGATCGAAGCCATCAACGCAAGCGAAACCCCGGCGATCGCCGTGGACGTGCCGAGCGGCATCGAGTGCGACACCGGCGCCGAACTGGGCGACGCGGTATGGGCTTTACGGACGGTCACCTTCGGGCTCGCCAAACCGTTCCTCTTTCAGAGCGTCGGGTTGGAGAAGTGCGGCTACTGGTCGGTCGCCGAAATCCTGTTTCCGCCCCAGTTGCTTGCGCAGCCCACCGACGCCCGCCTGCTCGACGCCACCTGGGTGGGCGAGCGGTTGCCCGAGCGGCTCAAGGGCAGCCACAAGGGGCACAACGGCGCCGTGCTGGTCGTGGCGGGGAGTACGCGCATGCCGGGAGCGGCCGTGCTCGCGGCGCGGGCCGCGTTGAGATCCGGCGCCGGCTACGTCGGGGTCGCTTCGATCCCCGCGGTTTGCGACGCCATCGCCGCTCACGTACCGGAGGCGGTACTCGTGCCCCTCCCGGAATCGGGAGGCGCCATTGCCGAAGCCGCCGCCGCGGCCCTTCTTACCGAGGAGCGCTGGGACTCGCTGGTGATCGGACCCGGGCTCTCCCAAGACGGACAGGTCGCGTCCTTCCTCCAGGCGCTCCTCCCGAATTGGCGCACGCCCCTCTGTGTCGACGGGGACGCCCTCAACGCGATCGCACTTGGATGCCCGCTTCCGACCAGTCCCTTCGTGCTCACGCCCCACCCGGGCGAAATGGCGCGGTTGCTGGGCTCCGACATCGCCACCGTGCAGGCGGATCGCTTCGGCGCCGCGAGGTCGGCCGCGCAACGCCTCGGCGGCACGGTGGTGCTGAAGGGCGCCCACTCCGTGATCTCCACCTCCGGCAGGCCCCTCTTGGTCAACCGAACCGGCAATTCGGGCATGGCCGCGGCCGGCATGGGCGACGTGCTCTCCGGCGTGGTCGGCACCCTCCTGGCGCAGGAGCTTTCTCCCGAGGACGCGGCTGCCTGCGCGTCCTACTGGCACGGCCTTGCGGGCGATCTGTGCGCCGCCGAGACGGGGCCGATCGGGTTCCTCGCAGGCGAAGCGGCGGACGCACTGCCTAAAGTCCGGGCTAAAATCGTGGCAGCGTGCGATACCGACTGA
- a CDS encoding SprT-like domain-containing protein, producing MTAGAAYYTKGVIGLSRLLLTDEARLRSTLVHEFAHLLAISRHGRKAAGHGEAWRKAMRDLGAEPEVYHRYPETKRNQRRQQVTYACAKCKAVITRSRRLPRKGRYVHAGCGGAIRVQGVVRLTARPPQTPLGDDA from the coding sequence GTGACCGCCGGGGCCGCGTATTACACGAAGGGGGTTATTGGACTCTCGCGATTGCTGCTCACTGACGAAGCGCGCTTGCGGAGCACGCTGGTCCACGAGTTCGCGCATCTGCTCGCGATCTCCCGTCACGGGCGGAAGGCGGCGGGGCATGGGGAGGCTTGGCGGAAGGCCATGCGCGATCTGGGCGCCGAGCCCGAGGTGTACCACCGCTACCCGGAAACCAAACGCAACCAGCGCCGCCAGCAGGTGACGTACGCGTGCGCGAAGTGCAAGGCCGTCATCACAAGGTCGCGGCGGCTGCCCCGGAAGGGGCGGTACGTCCACGCGGGGTGCGGCGGCGCGATCCGCGTGCAGGGGGTCGTGCGGCTGACGGCGAGGCCGCCCCAAACGCCCCTCGGAGACGACGCATGA
- a CDS encoding PepSY-associated TM helix domain-containing protein produces MVCPHCGQAVNGQGRFCMHCGGALGAPASNSPPPSGGGAPSFGAEAARQKRSMRWIAALAIVGSLAAAYIGLRASGALRIGASTPEAPTLEAQGSVQAPAILRTEGTTPPPALNKPGERIVMPPEIRDWLEHLRRTEEKRMRLAEDQMAELMVSLTLLQGGDPLTNLGDLLDPDAPTYPEQDPPSVKRTTEDAQKHSRAWAELTQFFNSVPPPAECVPIRNEYDQVVRETGLMMTDIMGLVQGSTANPQTALASLMRMRGRSKERIDQPAIETDSLVQEICNKYNTRKWFDVKGDVGGGMLGKSGIF; encoded by the coding sequence ATGGTTTGCCCCCACTGCGGACAGGCGGTCAACGGACAGGGGCGGTTCTGCATGCACTGCGGAGGCGCGCTGGGTGCCCCTGCCTCGAACAGCCCACCCCCGTCCGGCGGCGGGGCGCCCTCCTTCGGAGCCGAAGCGGCGCGCCAGAAGCGCTCGATGCGGTGGATCGCCGCGCTCGCGATCGTCGGCTCTCTGGCCGCGGCGTACATCGGGCTCCGCGCCTCGGGCGCACTCCGAATCGGCGCGTCCACACCCGAGGCACCGACGCTCGAAGCGCAAGGCAGCGTCCAAGCTCCCGCGATCCTTCGCACCGAAGGCACGACTCCTCCGCCCGCCCTCAACAAGCCCGGCGAACGCATCGTGATGCCGCCCGAGATTCGGGACTGGCTCGAGCACCTGCGACGCACTGAAGAGAAGCGCATGCGCCTCGCGGAAGACCAGATGGCCGAGCTCATGGTCTCGCTCACCCTCCTCCAAGGCGGGGACCCCCTCACCAATCTGGGAGACCTCCTGGATCCCGACGCCCCGACCTACCCCGAACAAGATCCGCCCAGCGTCAAGCGCACCACCGAAGACGCCCAGAAACACAGCCGCGCATGGGCCGAACTCACCCAGTTCTTCAACTCCGTGCCCCCGCCGGCGGAGTGCGTGCCCATCCGCAACGAGTACGATCAGGTGGTGCGGGAAACGGGCCTGATGATGACGGACATCATGGGCTTGGTCCAAGGCTCCACGGCCAACCCGCAGACCGCTCTTGCGAGCCTCATGCGCATGCGCGGGCGGAGCAAGGAGCGCATCGACCAACCCGCGATCGAAACCGATTCCCTCGTTCAGGAGATCTGCAACAAGTACAACACGAGGAAGTGGTTCGACGTGAAAGGGGACGTGGGGGGCGGGATGCTCGGGAAGAGCGGAATTTTTTGA
- a CDS encoding class I SAM-dependent methyltransferase, translating to MLWNSPISEERFEAMARRLDLQRGSRVLDAGCGTGEMLMRLAERYGILGVGIDRSREAIQKARSASATRFQDAPIEWFDGDAATYPGSGFDAALCIGSTHAFGMGADAFGLALEGLARRVKPGGLLLVGEAAMKRRAPAEYRRLLKGFPPDSMTHASNVETVLKKGLQLVTSWSSTDAEWDAFEYAHQAAAEKAARERPRDRQAQEKLEFRREWIEAYEIWGRNTLGFVVYLVRVP from the coding sequence ATGCTTTGGAACTCCCCGATCAGCGAAGAACGATTCGAGGCGATGGCCCGGCGGCTGGACCTCCAGCGCGGCAGCCGGGTCCTCGACGCCGGTTGCGGAACCGGCGAGATGCTCATGCGTCTCGCCGAGCGGTACGGAATCCTCGGCGTCGGCATCGACCGCTCGCGAGAGGCGATCCAGAAGGCGCGCTCGGCTTCGGCCACCCGCTTCCAAGACGCGCCCATCGAGTGGTTCGACGGCGATGCGGCCACCTACCCGGGCTCGGGATTCGACGCGGCCCTCTGCATCGGCTCCACCCACGCGTTCGGCATGGGCGCGGACGCCTTTGGACTCGCCCTGGAAGGCCTCGCCCGGCGCGTGAAGCCCGGAGGGCTGCTGCTGGTCGGCGAGGCCGCGATGAAGCGCCGCGCGCCCGCCGAGTACCGCCGCCTCCTCAAAGGCTTTCCTCCGGACTCCATGACCCACGCCAGCAACGTGGAGACCGTGCTCAAAAAGGGCCTCCAGCTCGTTACGTCGTGGTCGAGCACGGACGCCGAGTGGGACGCGTTCGAGTACGCGCACCAGGCCGCGGCCGAAAAGGCCGCGCGCGAACGACCCCGCGATCGCCAGGCGCAGGAAAAACTCGAGTTCCGCCGCGAGTGGATCGAGGCTTACGAGATCTGGGGCCGCAACACGCTCGGGTTCGTCGTGTACCTCGTGCGCGTGCCGTAG
- a CDS encoding LuxR C-terminal-related transcriptional regulator: protein MSDAIAALLSRTGGFDVVFNIGHLLKMVEIIESEMPDLVIFTEEFDAPDSRAHIRRMRESTDVPTMLLHAQNRQDLGADVEFDVVQSRWAGTGALLDAIRGLGGTGGGQNGSDRPPAVSNIRDDTIIRQLAKMSLSERNVAHCIAKGMPNKEIAETLGLSEPTIKLYVGRLLRGFDCKNRVQLALKLHADGHLF from the coding sequence ATGTCCGACGCCATCGCCGCTCTCCTGTCGCGAACCGGGGGCTTCGACGTGGTGTTCAACATTGGACATCTTCTCAAAATGGTCGAGATCATCGAGTCCGAGATGCCCGATCTGGTCATTTTCACCGAAGAGTTCGACGCCCCCGACAGTCGTGCTCATATCCGGCGGATGCGCGAATCGACCGACGTGCCGACGATGCTCCTTCATGCGCAGAACCGCCAGGACCTCGGTGCGGACGTGGAATTCGACGTCGTCCAGAGCCGCTGGGCGGGCACGGGGGCACTCCTCGATGCCATCCGTGGGCTGGGCGGCACAGGCGGTGGACAGAACGGGTCGGACAGGCCGCCTGCGGTGTCCAATATCCGCGACGACACCATCATCCGACAGCTCGCGAAGATGTCGCTGAGCGAGCGGAATGTCGCGCATTGCATTGCCAAAGGCATGCCCAACAAGGAAATCGCGGAGACGTTGGGGCTAAGCGAACCCACTATCAAGCTGTACGTGGGGCGGCTTCTTCGAGGCTTCGATTGCAAGAACCGAGTCCAGTTGGCCCTCAAGCTCCACGCTGATGGGCACCTCTTTTGA
- a CDS encoding DUF4118 domain-containing protein has translation MLERGTPAGYLWAGGVTAVATGACRLMYDRFDLSNLIMVYLVGVAFVASRFGPREAILASVLSVATFDFLFVTPHGTFAVSDMQYIVTFIVMLLVSLLISSLTLRVRRQARVSETLLKESQQARLQAEADRMRNTLLTSISHDLRTPLTSIAGAADTLRRGEGDTRALASNIYTETMHLNRQVQNLLDMTRLQWGELRLNCEWESLEELIGSALDRTEELLDSRKVKVHLEPDLPLVQADGALLERALINLFENAARHTPPEAEVEVRVERLADSLRVTVLDTGPGITPGNEEAVFEQFNQAAGNPIGFGLGLAICRAIITLHNGRIWAQNRPEGGAAFSFELPLAERQPEVRGG, from the coding sequence TTGCTTGAGCGCGGCACCCCCGCGGGCTACCTCTGGGCAGGAGGCGTCACCGCCGTCGCTACGGGCGCCTGCCGCCTGATGTACGACCGGTTCGACCTGTCGAACCTGATCATGGTCTATCTTGTGGGCGTCGCATTCGTCGCGAGCCGGTTTGGCCCGCGCGAGGCGATTCTCGCATCCGTTTTGAGCGTGGCGACGTTCGACTTCCTGTTCGTCACACCCCACGGCACCTTCGCCGTGTCGGACATGCAGTACATCGTGACCTTCATCGTGATGCTGCTGGTCTCCCTCCTCATCAGCTCGCTCACCTTGCGCGTTCGGCGACAGGCCCGAGTTTCGGAGACGCTCCTCAAGGAGTCGCAGCAGGCCCGTCTGCAGGCTGAGGCCGACCGCATGCGCAACACGCTCCTGACTTCGATCTCCCACGACCTGCGCACACCGCTCACCTCCATCGCCGGGGCGGCAGATACCTTGCGGCGAGGCGAAGGCGACACGAGGGCCCTGGCGTCCAACATCTACACCGAGACGATGCACCTGAACCGTCAAGTGCAGAACCTCCTGGATATGACGCGCCTCCAATGGGGAGAGCTCAGGCTGAACTGCGAATGGGAATCGCTCGAAGAGCTGATCGGCTCGGCTCTGGACCGCACCGAGGAGCTGCTCGACTCCCGCAAGGTCAAGGTTCACCTGGAGCCCGACCTTCCCCTCGTCCAAGCCGACGGGGCCCTGCTGGAACGCGCGCTGATCAACCTGTTCGAGAACGCGGCGCGCCACACTCCGCCAGAGGCCGAGGTCGAGGTCCGCGTCGAGCGCCTCGCTGACTCGCTCCGGGTGACCGTGTTGGACACGGGGCCGGGGATCACGCCAGGCAACGAAGAGGCCGTCTTCGAACAGTTCAACCAGGCCGCCGGCAATCCCATCGGCTTCGGTCTCGGCTTGGCGATCTGCCGGGCGATCATCACGCTTCACAACGGGCGTATCTGGGCTCAAAACCGCCCGGAAGGCGGTGCCGCTTTCTCGTTCGAACTGCCGCTGGCCGAGCGACAGCCGGAGGTGCGCGGTGGCTGA